The Pan paniscus chromosome 12, NHGRI_mPanPan1-v2.0_pri, whole genome shotgun sequence genome window below encodes:
- the REG1B gene encoding lithostathine-1-beta, with translation MAQTNSFFMLISSLMFLSLSQGQESQTELPNPRISCPEGTNAYRSYCYYFNEDPETWVDADLYCQNMNSGNLVSVLTQAEGAFVASLIKESSTDDSNVWIGLHDPKKNRRWHWSSGSLVSYKSWDTGAPSSANAGYCASLTSCSGFKKWKDESCEKKFSFVCKFKN, from the exons ATGGCTCAGACCAACTCATTCTTCATGCTGATCTCCTCCCTGATGTTCCTGTCTCTGAGCCAAG gccAGGAGTCCCAGACAGAGCTGCCTAATCCCCGAATCAGCTGCCCAGAAGGCACCAATGCCTATCGCTCCTACTGCTACTACTTTAATGAAGACCCTGAGACCTGGGTTGATGCAGAT CTCTATTGCCAGAACATGAATTCAGGCAACCTGGTGTCTGTGCTCACCCAGGCGGAGGGTGCCTTCGTGGCCTCACTGATTAAGGAGAGTAGCACTGATGACAGCAATGTCTGGATTGGCCTCCATGACCCCAAAAAG AACCGCCGCTGGCACTGGAGTAGTGGGTCCCTGGTCTCCTACAAGTCCTGGGACACTGGAGCCCCGAGCAGTGCTAATGCTGGCTACTGTGCAAGCCTGACTTCATGCTCAG GATTCAAGAAATGGAAGGATGAATCTTGTGAGAAGAAGTTCTCCTTTGTTTGCAAGTTCAAAAACTAG